From Nitratidesulfovibrio sp.:
GTCAGGTCGGCGATGGAGTGCGAGACATGCTCCGACACGGTGCGCGTCTTGCCCGCCGCGCCGGTCATACGCTCCATCAGGCGCTTGATGCGCGTCTCGGATGCGGTGGCGTTCTTCATGGCGTCCTGGGCTTCGCGGGCCATGCGCGCGGCTTCCCGCCCCTGGGCGTCGGCCTCTTCGATGCGCTGGCGCAGGTTCTGCACCATGCGCTCGATGGAGTGACGCAAGGCGTCCAGTTCCGGGGGATATGCACCTTCGGGGTGCGTATCCAGATCGCCCTTCGCCACGTCACCCGCATAGGCGCACAGCCTGCGCAGCGGCGTGGAGATCGTGGCCACCAGCATGAAGGCAAATGCCGAACCCAATGCCACCGCCAACAGCAGGACGATGGCGACGCCGGTCAGCATCCTGTGCTCTGCCTTGTCGCTCACGGCGGCTATGTCACTCGCGGCGGCAAGCGCTTCATCGGTGTCTATTTCCGCGACAAGCCCGTAGGACAGCCCGTCGATATGCAACGGTTGCCACGAAGCAAGGACGGTCTTTCCCCGGTAGTCGGTACCGGTTCCATCTCCGGTATCGCCTGCCAGGGCCTTGCGCGCGACTTCCGTGTCCACGGTGTCCGCAAGCATGGTCCGCCTGTCCGATGCGCGCAGCACGGACCGTGTCTTCCTGTCGCTGCCGACAAGATAGGTTTCGCCGGTCTTGCCAAGGCCCACGTCCCCCCACTTGCCTTCGGAGGTCATGATGCGGTTGATGCCGGTCTCGTTGATGCGGAAGGCAAGCACGGCCAGCACCTTGCCGTCGCCATCCCGCACCGGGGTGGCCATGAAGGCAGAAGGCGCGTTGCGGGCAGGTTCGTACGGGGCGAAGTCGCCCAGTTCCACGGGATAGGACCCCGGCACCGCAGTTTTTCCCGAATGGTTGGCCATTACCCGGCGAAAGACCTCTGCCAATCCGGAATCCTTGTAGGGACCGGTGAGCAGCGAGGTGGCGAAGTCCGGCTGCTTGCACACGCTGTACATGATGACGCCCGTAGCAGGTTCCACAAGCAGGATGTCCCCGTAGTTGAACGTCTGCACGAACTGCCGCAGGAAGGGGTGATAGCGGGCATGCAGCGCATTGTACGTGATGCGCAGCGGGTGTTGGGTAAGGTTCTGGCGCTGGTCGGGCGGGTTGGGGTTGCCCGGCGCAACGGCGTACATGGCTTGCAGCAGGATGCCGCTGGTCGTTTCCGGCAGGTAGCGTTCCGGGGCGCGTGCGGCATGGCCGGGGGGGTACGGGGCAAAGGGGGCACCCAGGTAGTCCGCACCGGCATAGCCTTGCAACAGGGCACTCCTGGCCCCTTCGGGCGTCAGTTGCCCCTGCGACTCCCGATCCGCGGCGTGGAACGCCGAAGGTATCTCCCGCGCGACGTCGTGCACGGCAATGTCCGCAGCCAGCGTATGTAGCTGGTTGCGCATGCGGCGGAACATATCCTCCACGTGCAATGCCTTGGAGCTGCGGATGCTCGACAATTGGTCCGTGGCCCGCTGCCGTATGGCCGTCACGCCCGCAGCATTGACGCTGCGCATGGCATCAGAACCGAAATACCACAGCAGCCCTGCCGTCAGCAGGCAGGTAAGCACCTGGGCACCAATGAACCCCCCAAGCAATTTCAAACGCAGCGTCATGCCATCCCCTCGTCGTTCCGGTCGTCGGGCCAGGGCGAAAGGCGTCCGGCCTCCGCACTGTCAATATAAGGGAGGGCGGGGGAGAAGGAGCAATGATTAGACTGCGCGGGGCGTGATAATTCGCGGGGTGCCGCCTTGAACGGGGGCTGGACGCGTGCCGCATGAACGGAAAAGGGGCGTGCCATCTGAGAGGGGTGGCGAGGCAGGCAGGCGGCCCCGCGCATGTGCAGCGCCCCGCGCCGCCGGATGAACCGGAACGGGCGGGGCGCGTTCAGTGCGGATGCGTGCGGCGCGGGCTAGCTCTTGCCGCCCGCAAAGGCGGGCCACATTTCCAGCAGGCGGCGCAGGGCCTTGCCCCGGTGGCTGCGGGCGTTCTTTTCGTCGCGGGTAAGGGTGGCGGCGGTGCGGCCCAGCTCCGGGTCGAAGAACAGCGGGTCGTAGCCGAAGCCGTTGTCGCCCTGCGGGGCGGCGGCCACGCGGCCTTCCCAGGCCCCGGCGGCGGTGATGTGGCGCCCGTCCGAGGCGCAGGCGGCTATCACCGAACGGAACCGCGCCGTGCGCTGCGCATCGGGCACGTCGGCCAGGGCGGCCAGAAGTTTTTCGTTGTTGCGG
This genomic window contains:
- a CDS encoding bacteriohemerythrin produces the protein MTLRLKLLGGFIGAQVLTCLLTAGLLWYFGSDAMRSVNAAGVTAIRQRATDQLSSIRSSKALHVEDMFRRMRNQLHTLAADIAVHDVAREIPSAFHAADRESQGQLTPEGARSALLQGYAGADYLGAPFAPYPPGHAARAPERYLPETTSGILLQAMYAVAPGNPNPPDQRQNLTQHPLRITYNALHARYHPFLRQFVQTFNYGDILLVEPATGVIMYSVCKQPDFATSLLTGPYKDSGLAEVFRRVMANHSGKTAVPGSYPVELGDFAPYEPARNAPSAFMATPVRDGDGKVLAVLAFRINETGINRIMTSEGKWGDVGLGKTGETYLVGSDRKTRSVLRASDRRTMLADTVDTEVARKALAGDTGDGTGTDYRGKTVLASWQPLHIDGLSYGLVAEIDTDEALAAASDIAAVSDKAEHRMLTGVAIVLLLAVALGSAFAFMLVATISTPLRRLCAYAGDVAKGDLDTHPEGAYPPELDALRHSIERMVQNLRQRIEEADAQGREAARMAREAQDAMKNATASETRIKRLMERMTGAAGKTRTVSEHVSHSIADLTSQVHTVTGGVETQRQRMDETAEAVADMRVTVANVTDNARRAAEQADLSRGNADDGARGMRETVAAINGIRERIQRLNEAMGRLGVEAENIGQVMSLISDIADQTNLLALNAAIEAARAGDAGRGFAVVADEVRKLAEKTMTATREVGETVARIQGHTRENIAAVEQAARDATASAESAEAAGQAMARIVSQVDETAGMVQSIAAANGQQAAASEVVGRSVDEVNRIAGETAAAMTRFTGTLNDIFAQVQEMFSMVEVICAGEDGVALMSDASDETLIRWTDELSNLSSIDVQHKKLVDYINAVHRAARTSDMAAVLEVFGQLKAYTVEHFGYEERLFDLHGYPEAAQHKDVHRRFVQRVLEWEKQAAGGNPTVVMEILRGLVDWLVSHIMKVDKRYEAFLRERGVE